CCCACCACACCGGCGCGTCGAACCGTCGACCCCCCCGCAGGGCCCGATAGATCGCACAAGTCGGTCATCGTTAGGCCATTCGGGTCCGTCCGGCTAGCCCGTGGCGGCGGGCCGGGTAGCCACTCCTGACCAAATGTGACCGAAAGTATTCACACGGTCGCCTGACGTCACCATTATTGGCCTCGATCACCATCACCTGCCTGGGGGTACGACGTGTCGAGGATCCTCACCACACTGCGCGGTCGGCTGCTCGTTGCGATCGCGGTGACCGGAAGCCTGCTGGCCAGCACCTCGTGGGCGACCGCGGACACCAGCAGCTCCGCGAGCGAGCAGGTCATCGTCACCTCCGACTCCGCGACGGACGCCGCCTGGCTGGCGAACCTGGCCGGCGGTCAGGCCGGGAACTCGCTCCCGCTGGTCAACGCCGTCGCCGCGCAGCTCACCGCGAGCCAGGTCGGCTACCTGACCAGCCTCGGCGTCACCGTGACACCGGACGTTTCGGTGCCGGTGACCATGGCTGAGGACAACCCGCCGCACGCGCCGTCGGACGTCTTCCCGCAGGTCACCGGGGCCAGCCAGCTGACCGCGAACGGCACCACCGGTGCCGGGGTCGGCGTCGCCGTTCTCGACACCGGGATCGATGCGCTTCCCGACTTCAGCGGTCGCCTGGTCGACGGGGTCGACTTCACCGGAGAAGGCAACCCGTTCCAGGACGACTACGGGCACGGCACGTTCGTCGCCGGCCTGATCGCCGGCAACGGGGCGTCCTCCGGCGGCGCCTACGTCGGGGAGGCGCCTGGCGCCAACCTGATCTCGATCAAGGTTGCCGGCGCCTCTGGGGTCGCCCACGCGTCGACGATCATCCGCGGGATCGACTGGGCCATCAAGCATGCTGACTCGGACAACATCCGGGTCCTCAACCTCTCGCTGGGCGCGATCCCCACCGGCCCGACCGCCACCGAGCCGATGGACCAGGCCGTCGAGCGGGCCTGGCAGGCCGGGATCGTCGTCGTCGCGTCCGCCGGCAACTCCGGACCGAACCTCGGCACCATCCTCTCCCCGGGCGACGACCCCATGGTCATGACGGTCGGGGCGAACGACGACAACGCGACGGTCACCCCCACCGACGACGCGATCCCGTCGTTCAGCAGCGAGGGCCCAACGCAGTTCGACGGCTGGCTCAAGCCGGATCTCGTCGCCCCGGGCCGCTCGGTCATCAGCCTGGCCGCCCCCGGGTCGACCATCTACAACACCTACCCGTCGGCGATGGTCGGCAGCGCCAACTTCGTCGGCTCCGGGACGTCGTTCTCTACGGCGATCACCAGCGGCGCGACCGCACTGCTGCTCCAGGCCCACCCCTACGCCACGCCGAACCGGGTGAAGGCGAGGCTGCTCACGGCGGCCGATCCGGCGGCGTCGGCCAACCCCGTCGTGGCCGGGCACGGCGAGTTGGATGTCGCGGCCGCCACCGCCATGCCGGCGATCACGCTCAGTCAAAGCAGCGGGCAGTCCGTGGCAAAGACGTCCAGCGGGGTAATCCCGATGTCGGCGTCGTGGACGCTGTCGACCTGGAACCCGGCTAACTACAGCGGTCCGGAGACGACGGTCACCGGGACCACCTGGAACGGCTCCACCTGGAACGGGACGACGTGGAACGGGACCACCTGGAACGGGACCACCTGGAACGGGTCAACGTGGAACTAGGGCCCACCCGATGAACCTGCCATGGCGGGCGCGGTTGGTCATCGGGGCCCAGGTGCTGGCTGCGGTCGTCGCGGCGGCCACGGTGCTCGCCCTGCCGCATGCGCCGGGCTTCGGACCGGCCTGGGCGACCACCGTCATCGGCGCCCTGTTCGTCGTCGCCTGGGCCCGCCCGCTGCTGGTGTTCCGGGGCTCTTCGTCCGAGGCGGTCCAGTTCGACGAGGGCCTGCTGATCGTGGCGCTCATCGTGCTCCCTCCCGGTGGCGTGCTGTTCGTGGTCGGCGTCGGCACGATCGTCGGGATGACGGTCCGCCGCCGCCCGATGATCAAGCGCTTGTTCAACCTGGCACACACGGTGTTCTCGGCCGCGCTGGCCATCCTGGTCAGTTCGACCTTGGCCCAGTTGCCCACCCACACGCTCGGCCCCCGGCGGCTGACCGCGGCGGTGGTCGGCGCCGCGGTGTTCTTCCTCGCCACGAACCTGACGACCACGTTGATCCTGGTCGCGACCGGCGGCGGCCGCGCCCGGGACTTGAGTCGCAAGCACATCGACCTCCGGCTGGCGATGCTCGGCGCCGGAGTGGTGCTCGGCTCGACCTGCGCGGCGGCATTGTCCGTGCATCCGTGGACGGTCGTCCTGCTTCCCCTTCCCTTCCTCACTCTGCGTTTCGCCATGGCCGGTCACTTCGCCGCCCGCCACGACCGGGACCGGCTGCTCGGCCTGTTCGACGCCACCTTGTCGGTCCACCGGCCGATCGACGCACATGAGGTCGGCCAGCAGCTCACAGCCACCGCGTCCGAACTGCTGCGCTGCTCGTCGGCCCGGCTGTCCAGCACGCCGCCGGTACCGGGTGAGATCGCCACGTCGATCGTCGCCGAGAACGGAACCAGCTGGCTCGCGCTATCCGGCCGGTCGCGGAGCGAACCGTTCGACGCCGCCGACGAGCAGCTTCTGGCCGCGCTGGCGGCCGTCGGGTCGAGCGCGCTGCGGCATGCCGCCATCCACGCGACCGTGAGCCGCCAGCAGGAGCGGCTCGCCGCGATCATGGGCAGCCTCGCCGAGGGGGTCATCGCCTTCGACCCGACCGGCTACCCGGTGTTCGTCAACCCGGCGGGCGAGGGGCTGCTCGGCATGGCGGCCGACGAGCTGACCGCACGGGTGCACAGCCTGGCCGCGGCCGAGGTCGTGGCGCCACTGAGCGCGATCGCCCGGCGCTGCCTGCACGAGGCGCACTCGGTCACCGACGATTCGACCATGTTCACCAGCGCCGCGCGCCTGCCGATCGCGGTGAGCTACACCTGCTCCCCCATCTACGAAGGTGACGAGCTGGCTGGTGCGGTTCTCGCATTCCGCGACATCACCGAGCGGGTCGCCGCGGAGCGGGAACTCGCCTACCACGCCTTCCACGATCAGCTGACGGGGCTGCCCAACCGGCGCCTTTTCCTCGACCGGCTGGAGCAGGCGCTGCGGCGCAGCGACCGGACCGGCGCTTCGCATGCGGTGCTGTTCGCCGACGTCGACCGCTTCAAGCTGATCAACGACAACCTCGGCCACACCGCCGGGGACGAGTTGCTGTGCGAGATCGCGCAACGGTTGGCGGTCGTGTTGCGGCCGACCGACACCATCGCCCGCTTCGGCGGTGACGAGTTCACCGTCCTGCTCGAGGACGTCGACCACGGTCCCGGGGCCGAACTGCTGGCCGCTCGGGTCCGCTCCGCGTTGCGCGAGCCGATCCGTCTGGCCAGCGGGCGAGAGGTCATCGCCAGCGTGAGCATCGGGATCGCTTCGACGCGCGGAATCTCGACGCCGGACGACGTACTGCACAACGCCGACGTCGCCATGTACCAGGCGAAGACCGAGGGCACCGGTGGCGTGCACCACTACGACGCCGCGGCCATGCGGGCCCGGTCCGCCCAGCGGCTGGACGTCGAGGCGGACCTGCGCCGAGCTGTCGACGAGGGCCAGCTCGACGTGCATTACCAGCCGCTCGTCGACGTCCGCACCGAGGCGATCGTCGAACTCGAGGCCCTGGTCCGCTGGCGCCACCCGCAGCACGGCCTGCGGATGCCGGCGGAGTTCATCCCGATCGCCGAGGAGTCGGGCCTGATCTTCCCGCTCGGCCGCGCCGTGCTCGCCGCGAGCTGCCGGCAGGCCCGCGAATGGCTCGGCGCGGGCGCCGACATCGGCGTTGCCGTCAACCTCTCGGCCCGCCAGTTCCAGGACCCGAACCTGGTGTCCCTCATTGGGCACTGCCTGGAGGGCAGCGACCTCCCCGCGCACCGGCTGTGCCTGGAAATCACCGAGAGCCTGGCCATGCACGACGTCGACGACACGATCCGTACCCTCGGCCGGCTCAAGGAACTCGGGGTCCGGCTGGCTATCGACGACTTCGGCACGGGGTACTCCTCGTTGAGCTACCTCAAGCGTTTCCCGGTCGATGTGGTGAAGATCGATCGCAGCTTCGTCCGTGATCTCGACCGTTCGGACGTGGACCGGGCCATCGTCGCCGCGATCGTGGGGCTCACCGACGCACTGGGGATCGTGACCGTGGCCGAGGGCGTCGAGGACAAGAACCAGCTGGCCCGGCTCCGGACGATCGGTTGCGGCCTCGCCCAGGGATACCACCTTGCCCGGCCCGCGTCGGCAGCCGAGATCAGCCGGCTGCTCGGGACCCCCTGGCCGGCGCTGCCCGCACAGCGCCCCTCGACCGAGGTCGCGCACCTGCGGCTTGCGCCGAGCGCCTGATCCGCGGGGCGACACCCAACCAGATAACCCCCGCGTCGAACCGGACGCCGCGCGCGACCGTGCAAGTCCGCATGAGGTCCCCACGCCCGTCCATAGGAACGCTCGCCGCGACGGCCGGCCTGCTCGGCGCCCTGTCGGGTTGCGGCGGAGCCGGCGCACCCGGGCTGCACGTTGGTAACCCGACGGCTCGACCCTCCGGAACGGCACCCGCCCCGCGACTTGCAACGCCGGCCCCGACGGCCCGCCCCAGCGTGGCGGCGAGCCCGGGCGCGCTGACCCGGGCGCCCACCGCCAGCCCGCCGCCGCTGGGTTCGCCGAGCCCCGCGGCGCGCACCACCGCGCCCACCGCGGCGCGCACCACCGCGCCCACCGCGGAACCGACGCGTTCCGCGTCGCCGTCACCGCGCGCGTCGACCGCCAGCCCAACCCGGTCCCCGACCCCAAGCACGTCCCCGCGGCCGACCGCGACCGCTTCCGGATCGTGCATACCGCAGGGTGGCGGCGACGGCGACGGTGACAACGGCGGGGGTCCGAGCGACGGGGACGGCTGCACGTGAGTCGACCCGAGCGCCATCGCTAGCCGGCCGCCGGCTTCCCGGGTTTGCGGGGTGCCGCCGCCTTCGGCGCCTCGTCCGGGGGGACCGGCGGAACGCCGAGCAGCCGGCCCAACTGGGGGCCGAGGATTCGCTTGAACTTGCGCCGCGGCCGGTTGCGGTCGAGCACCGCGACCTCCAGCTGCTCCGGGGTGAGGGTGCGGGGTTCGCCGTTGTCCGCCGCCGGGTCGGCCCGCAGCGCGGCCACCGCGATCGCGAGCGCGGCCGCGAGGTCGAGGTCGGGCCGGTGGCTTTCCCGGAGCCGGCTGCTGATCGCCTCGGCGGACCCGCCCATAACGACGAAGTTCTGTTCGTCACCTACCGAACCGTCGTAGGTGAGTCGGTACATCTGGTCCTCGTCGGCCCGGTCCCCGATCTCGGCGACGACGAGCTCCACCTCGAACGGCTTGTCCCCGGGCCCGGAAAAGATCGTGCCGAGGGTCTGCGCATACGCGTTGGCGAGTCCGCGCCCGGTGACGTCGCGCCGGTCGTAGGAGTAGCCGCGCAGGTCGGCGAGCCGGACCCCGGCCTGCCGGAGGTTCTCGAACTCGTTGTACTTACCAACCGCGGCGAAGGCGATCCGGTCGTAGATCTCGCTGATCTTGTGCAGCGCGTTCGACGGGTTCTCCGCGACCAGGACGATGCCGTCGACGTACTGCATGACGAGCACGCTTCGGCCGCGCGCGATGCCCTTGCGGGCGTAGTCGGCCCGGTCCTTCATCAGCTGCTCGGGCGAGACGTAGAACGGGGTCGCCAACGGTGCGTCCTCCTGTGGTCGGGTGGTGCCTAGGCCGGCCGGAGCGGGGCGGGCAGGCCGCCCGGGTTGGCCATCCGCTCCTCGACGACAGCTTGCGTGATGCCCGCCACGTCGCCCTCCGCGAGCTTGCGGACACCCTCGGCGGTGACCGCAAGCACCACCGGGAAGATCCCCCGGGTGAGGTCGGGTCCGCCGGTGGCCGAGTCGTCGTCGGCGGCGTCGTAGAGGGCGTTGATGCTGGCGAGCACCGCGTCGGCTTCGGTGAAGCTTTCGCGATAGGTCTTCTTCAGCGCGCCCCGGGCGAAAACCGAGCCCGACCCGACCGAGTGAAACGAGTGCTCCTCGTACCGGCCGCCGGTGACGTCGTAGGAGAAGATCCGGCCGGCCCGTGCCGGGTCGTCGGCGTCGAGGTCGTAGCCCGCGAACAGGGGAACGACGGCGAGGCCCTGCATG
The nucleotide sequence above comes from Mycobacteriales bacterium. Encoded proteins:
- a CDS encoding S8 family peptidase; translated protein: MSRILTTLRGRLLVAIAVTGSLLASTSWATADTSSSASEQVIVTSDSATDAAWLANLAGGQAGNSLPLVNAVAAQLTASQVGYLTSLGVTVTPDVSVPVTMAEDNPPHAPSDVFPQVTGASQLTANGTTGAGVGVAVLDTGIDALPDFSGRLVDGVDFTGEGNPFQDDYGHGTFVAGLIAGNGASSGGAYVGEAPGANLISIKVAGASGVAHASTIIRGIDWAIKHADSDNIRVLNLSLGAIPTGPTATEPMDQAVERAWQAGIVVVASAGNSGPNLGTILSPGDDPMVMTVGANDDNATVTPTDDAIPSFSSEGPTQFDGWLKPDLVAPGRSVISLAAPGSTIYNTYPSAMVGSANFVGSGTSFSTAITSGATALLLQAHPYATPNRVKARLLTAADPAASANPVVAGHGELDVAAATAMPAITLSQSSGQSVAKTSSGVIPMSASWTLSTWNPANYSGPETTVTGTTWNGSTWNGTTWNGTTWNGTTWNGSTWN
- a CDS encoding EAL domain-containing protein, with translation MNLPWRARLVIGAQVLAAVVAAATVLALPHAPGFGPAWATTVIGALFVVAWARPLLVFRGSSSEAVQFDEGLLIVALIVLPPGGVLFVVGVGTIVGMTVRRRPMIKRLFNLAHTVFSAALAILVSSTLAQLPTHTLGPRRLTAAVVGAAVFFLATNLTTTLILVATGGGRARDLSRKHIDLRLAMLGAGVVLGSTCAAALSVHPWTVVLLPLPFLTLRFAMAGHFAARHDRDRLLGLFDATLSVHRPIDAHEVGQQLTATASELLRCSSARLSSTPPVPGEIATSIVAENGTSWLALSGRSRSEPFDAADEQLLAALAAVGSSALRHAAIHATVSRQQERLAAIMGSLAEGVIAFDPTGYPVFVNPAGEGLLGMAADELTARVHSLAAAEVVAPLSAIARRCLHEAHSVTDDSTMFTSAARLPIAVSYTCSPIYEGDELAGAVLAFRDITERVAAERELAYHAFHDQLTGLPNRRLFLDRLEQALRRSDRTGASHAVLFADVDRFKLINDNLGHTAGDELLCEIAQRLAVVLRPTDTIARFGGDEFTVLLEDVDHGPGAELLAARVRSALREPIRLASGREVIASVSIGIASTRGISTPDDVLHNADVAMYQAKTEGTGGVHHYDAAAMRARSAQRLDVEADLRRAVDEGQLDVHYQPLVDVRTEAIVELEALVRWRHPQHGLRMPAEFIPIAEESGLIFPLGRAVLAASCRQAREWLGAGADIGVAVNLSARQFQDPNLVSLIGHCLEGSDLPAHRLCLEITESLAMHDVDDTIRTLGRLKELGVRLAIDDFGTGYSSLSYLKRFPVDVVKIDRSFVRDLDRSDVDRAIVAAIVGLTDALGIVTVAEGVEDKNQLARLRTIGCGLAQGYHLARPASAAEISRLLGTPWPALPAQRPSTEVAHLRLAPSA
- the prcB gene encoding proteasome subunit beta yields the protein MRPGTSSFADFLAEQAPDLLPSRRPTNAALPVPEAPHGTTIVAVAHAGGVVMAGDRRATMGSYIAQRDIEKVFQADDYSTVGIAGSAGIAIELVRLFQVELEHYEKIEGTVLSLDGKANRLSMLIRNNLAMAMQGLAVVPLFAGYDLDADDPARAGRIFSYDVTGGRYEEHSFHSVGSGSVFARGALKKTYRESFTEADAVLASINALYDAADDDSATGGPDLTRGIFPVVLAVTAEGVRKLAEGDVAGITQAVVEERMANPGGLPAPLRPA
- the prcA gene encoding proteasome subunit alpha, whose translation is MATPFYVSPEQLMKDRADYARKGIARGRSVLVMQYVDGIVLVAENPSNALHKISEIYDRIAFAAVGKYNEFENLRQAGVRLADLRGYSYDRRDVTGRGLANAYAQTLGTIFSGPGDKPFEVELVVAEIGDRADEDQMYRLTYDGSVGDEQNFVVMGGSAEAISSRLRESHRPDLDLAAALAIAVAALRADPAADNGEPRTLTPEQLEVAVLDRNRPRRKFKRILGPQLGRLLGVPPVPPDEAPKAAAPRKPGKPAAG